The nucleotide window GCGACCCGGCGGGCGGCCAGGCACTCGCCGACCACCTCCTTCGCCTCGCCCAGAACGACCGGCCCTAGTAGCGGGTGATGGCGGTCGGCCCGGAGCGGGTCCCGATCGCCAGGTGAGGACGGCGGTCCGGGTCCGCCCAGGCCAGGATCCGGCTCATCGCGTCCGCCGGTACGGACACACAACCGGCGGTAGCCCCGCGGCCGTTGACATGGAGAAAGATTCCGGCGCCCCGGCCCCGCACCGGCCGGTCGTAGTTGAAGCCGATGACGAGCGCGTGCGCGTACCGCGTGCCGTACGTGACCAGGTGTTCGGCCTCGGCGGCCCGGCAGTCCGGGGGCCGGGGCTCCACCCACCGGTTGTAGGAGCGGGCATCGTTGTCCTGGCACCACCAGGAACGTTCGTTGACCCGGCGGTAGGGGTAGCGGGCCCCGGCCGGAGCCCGCTCGATCCCGAAGGCGTACGGCAGGTCGTACAGACCGGTGGGCGTGGTGTTCGTGCCCTGGGTGCGCGTACTGCCCTCGGTCAGGCCCTTCGCGCCGAAACGGGCCGGCGCCGACCCGGCCTCGGTCCAGGTGCCCCGCCGCCGCTCCCACCAGGTCACCGTGCCGGTCGTGGAGTCCTCGGACGGGGCCTCGGCGGTGATCAGCTGGGAGCCGCCGCCGGTGTCGGCCAGCCGCTCAGGAAGGGGCGGCGCGCCGGGATCACCGGCCGCGAGGGAGCCCAGCAGGGCCAGCAGGACCGAACCGTCGACCAGAAGTCTGCGCATGATCCGGACCGTACGGGCCCGTCGGCGGGACCCCCACCGCGCCTGCTCC belongs to Streptomyces finlayi and includes:
- a CDS encoding L,D-transpeptidase family protein, which codes for MRRLLVDGSVLLALLGSLAAGDPGAPPLPERLADTGGGSQLITAEAPSEDSTTGTVTWWERRRGTWTEAGSAPARFGAKGLTEGSTRTQGTNTTPTGLYDLPYAFGIERAPAGARYPYRRVNERSWWCQDNDARSYNRWVEPRPPDCRAAEAEHLVTYGTRYAHALVIGFNYDRPVRGRGAGIFLHVNGRGATAGCVSVPADAMSRILAWADPDRRPHLAIGTRSGPTAITRY